A stretch of the Tachysurus vachellii isolate PV-2020 chromosome 26, HZAU_Pvac_v1, whole genome shotgun sequence genome encodes the following:
- the LOC132840867 gene encoding complement C1q-like protein 4, with protein MKMERNMLHTLVVFLLMPLSCRLQEHERSSQDVCGELKQLRELVYQQAAALSEIKVKMVYMEKEKADEGEQLKAVKSELESIKKLNAVRPKVAFSAGLPAGQRGPFNAETTLIYSKVISNIGGAYNPFTGVFTAPVKGAYYIRFTAAAYSSNSHNMGVHLYKNSQHLMHLGEYDKDGTARHVSGALVLELEVGDAVYLRLVTNYALYDDTMLRNTFSGFLIFPS; from the exons ATGAAGATGGAGAGAAACATGCTCCACACGCTCGTGGTGTTTCTGCTGATGCCGCTGTCGTGCAGACTGCAGGAACATGAGAGATCTTCTCAGGATGTGTGCGGTGAGCTGAAGCAGCTCAGAGAACTCGTGTATCAGCAGGCGGCCGCTTTATCCGAGATCAAGGTGAAGATGGTGTacatggagaaagagaaagcag ATGAAGGAGAGCAGCTGAAGGCTGTGAAGAGCGAACTGGAGAGCATAAAGAAACTGAACGCTG TGCGGCCGAAGGTGGCGTTCAGCGCCGGTTTACCTGCAGGACAGAGAGGACCGTTTAATGCTGAAACCACGCTGATCTACAGTAAAGTCATCAGCAACATCGGAGGAGCGTATAACCCATTCACAG GTGTGTTCACGGCTCCTGTCAAAGGCGCCTACTACATCCGCTTCACTGCCGCCGCCTACAGCAGTAACAGCCACAACATGGGTGTTCACCTGTACAAGAACAGCCAGCATCTCATGCACCTGGGCGAGTACGACAAAGACGGAACTGCCAGACACGTGTCTGGGGCTCTGGTGCTGGAGCTGGAGGTCGGGGACGCGGTGTACCTTCGCCTCGTTACCAACTACGCCCTCTACGACGATACGATGCTCCGCAACACCTTCAGCGGCTTCCTCATTTTCCCTTCATGA
- the tpcn1 gene encoding two pore channel protein 1 isoform X1, whose amino-acid sequence MSEGDDDVPLILTWDETGDLLEENGGGTYDALNNMSNPTASDSSCHSSLRQSWEMNYQEAAIYLQEGENNDKFYTHPRNPRALSAYLFVHNHLFYLMELLTGTLLMLLSLSEAPAVPSLRLDVYVHATLELLALVMVAFELCMKLRWLGFHTFIRHKRTMVKASVLLIQVVEAIVVLVRQTSHLRVTRALRPIFLVDCRYCGAVRRNLRQIFQSLPPFIDILLLLLFFMVIFAILGFCMFSTNPADHYFNTLENSVVSLFVLLTTANFPDVMMPAYSRNRWSCIFFIVYLSIELYFIMNLLLAVVFDTFNGVEKVKFKSLLLHKRSAIEHAFKLLVSRQRPDGISLRQFDGLLRFYRPRMRACDRFYTFKALNQSGTPVLSLEDFYNVYEVMGLKWKARRSGEHWFDDLPHTAFIIFKGINLVVKSRVFQYVMYIVVAVNGVWILVETNMLNSDYNWSRLVPWSYIVFLTIYGVEVLLKITGLGPLAYFSSGWNLFDFSVTVIAFLGLIALAFQMEPFYFIVVLRPLQLLRLFKIKQRFRNVLDTMFELFPRMASLGLTLIIFYYSFAIVGMEFFADVVYPNCCTTSTVADAYRQINVTIGNHTVLQEGYYYLNNFNNILSSFVTLFELTVVNNWYITMEGVTSQTSHWSRLYFMTFYIVTMVVMTIIVAFILDAFVFRMNYSRKNREPQDDLEDEKGIVFEVEVSRAEALQTLELYKHTLAGTNISSLQEMCVSMDRNGHSSLVFQGRRSRTKSDLSMKMYQEEIQEWYEEYSRTNLPQPDCVLPPVLDSSDSTYSIN is encoded by the exons ATGTCTGAAGGGGACGATGATGTGCCTCTGATCTTAACCTGGGACGAAACAGGTGACCTGCTGGAGGAGA ACGGCGGTGGAACCTACGATGCTCTAAACAACATGAGTAACCCCACAGCCTCGGACTCCAGCTGCCACAGCTCCTTACGGCAGAGCTGGGAGATGAACTATCAGGAAGCAGCTATATAtctacag gAAGGGGAGAATAATGATAAGTTTTACACACACCCACGGAACCCCCGCGCTCTCAGTGCCTACCTGTTCGTCCACAATCACCTGTTCTACCTGATGGAGCTCCTGACCGGGACGCTGCTCATGCTGCTCTCACTGTCTGAGGCTCCGGCTGTGCCTTCACTCCGACTCGACGtctac GTTCACGCCACTCTGGAGCTCTTGGCGTTGGTGATGGTGGCCTTCGAGCTGTGCATGAAGCTCCGGTGGCTTGGATTTCACACATTCATTCGGCACAAGAGAACGATGGTGAAG gcgaGTGTGTTGCTGATCCAGGTCGTCGAGGCGATCGTAGTGTTAGTGAGACAGACGTCTCACCTGCGAGTGACCCGTGCCCTCAGACCCATATTCCTGGTTGACTGTCGCTACTGCGGTGCTGTGCGCAG gaacCTGCGTCAGATATTTCAGTCGCTTCCTCCGTTCATTgacatcctcctcctcctgctcttctTCATGGTCATCTTCGCCATCCTTGGTTTCTGTATGTTCTCCACCAACCCAGCTGACCAT tacTTTAACACACTGGAGAACAGTGTAGTCAGTTTGTTCGTGTTGCTCACCACTgcaaa TTTCCCAGATGTGATGATGCCTGCGTACTCACGGAATCGCTGGTCCTGTATATTCTTCATCGTTTATCTGTCCATCGAGCTTTACTTCATCATGAACCTC cTCCTGGCCGTGGTGTTCGACACGTTTAACGGTGTCGAGAAAGTCAAGTTTAAATCTCTTCTCTTACACAAACGCTCTGCCATTGAACATGCATTCAAGCTGCTGGTCAGCCGCCag agacctGATGGAATTTCTCTGAGGCAGTTTGATGGACTGCTACGTTTCTATCGGCCGAGAATGAGGGCATGTGACCGCTTTTACACGTTTAAAGCTCTCAACCAGTCAGGAACACCCGtgctcag CCTGGAGGACTTCTATAATGTGTATGAGGTGATGGGTCTAAAGTGGAAG gctCGGCGTAGTGGTGAACACTGGTTTGATGATCTTCCTCACACTGctttcatcatttttaaag GGATCAACCTGGTGGTGAAATCCAGAGTGTTTCAGTACGTCATGT ATATTGTTGTGGCTGTCAATGGAGTCTGGATTCTGGTGGAGACCAACATGTTAaaca gtgaCTATAACTGGTCCCGACTCGTACCCTGGAGCTACATTGTGTTTCTCACGA tttaTGGTGTTGAGGTTCTATTAAAAATCACTGGTCTTGGTCCATTGGCTTACTTTAGCTCTGGGTGGAACCT GTTCGACTTCTCCGTGACAGTCATCGCATTCCTGGGTTTGATCGCTCTTGCCTTCCAAATGGAGCCGTTCTACTTTATTGTGGTTCTGAGACCACTGCAGTTgctccg GCTGTTTAAGATCAAGCAGCGTTTTCGTAATGTGTTGGACACCATGTTTGAGCTGTTTCCCCGCATGGCCAG tctTGGACTGACTCTCATCATCTTTTATTACTCGTTTGCGATTGTCGGGATGGAGTTCTTTGCTGATGTTGTCTATCCCAACTGTTGCAC CACCAGCACCGTCGCTGATGCGTATCGGCAAATCAACGTAACCATCGGCAACCACACGGTGCTGCAGGAGGGGTACTACTATCTCAACAACTTCAACAACATCCTCAGTAGCTTTG TGACTCTGTTTGAGCTGACGGTTGTCAACAACTGGTATATCACTATG GAGGGTGTGACATCACAGACAAGTCACTGGAGTCGCCTTTACTTCATGACCTTCTACATTGTcactatg gttgtaatgacaataattGTGGCCTTCATCCTCGATGCGTTTGTCTTCCGGATGAACTACAGTCGCAAAAACAGGGAACCACAAGATGACCTGGAAG atGAAAAGGGGATCGTGTTTGAAGTGGAAGTGTCTCGTGCTGAAGCGTTACAGACACTGGAACTATACAAACACACCCTCGCTGGGACCAACATCAGTTCACTgcaggaaatgtgtgtgtctatggacAGAAATGGA CACTCCAGTCTAGTGTTCCAGGGTCGAAGGTCGCGCACTAAAAGTGACCTGAGCATGAAGATGTATCAGGAGGAGATCCAG gaatgGTATGAAGAATATTCCAGAACGAACCTACCTCAGCCTGATTGTGTGCTTCCTCCAGTCCTGGACAGCTCTGATTCTACATACAGCATcaattga
- the tpcn1 gene encoding two pore channel protein 1 isoform X2, translating to MSNPTASDSSCHSSLRQSWEMNYQEAAIYLQEGENNDKFYTHPRNPRALSAYLFVHNHLFYLMELLTGTLLMLLSLSEAPAVPSLRLDVYVHATLELLALVMVAFELCMKLRWLGFHTFIRHKRTMVKASVLLIQVVEAIVVLVRQTSHLRVTRALRPIFLVDCRYCGAVRRNLRQIFQSLPPFIDILLLLLFFMVIFAILGFCMFSTNPADHYFNTLENSVVSLFVLLTTANFPDVMMPAYSRNRWSCIFFIVYLSIELYFIMNLLLAVVFDTFNGVEKVKFKSLLLHKRSAIEHAFKLLVSRQRPDGISLRQFDGLLRFYRPRMRACDRFYTFKALNQSGTPVLSLEDFYNVYEVMGLKWKARRSGEHWFDDLPHTAFIIFKGINLVVKSRVFQYVMYIVVAVNGVWILVETNMLNSDYNWSRLVPWSYIVFLTIYGVEVLLKITGLGPLAYFSSGWNLFDFSVTVIAFLGLIALAFQMEPFYFIVVLRPLQLLRLFKIKQRFRNVLDTMFELFPRMASLGLTLIIFYYSFAIVGMEFFADVVYPNCCTTSTVADAYRQINVTIGNHTVLQEGYYYLNNFNNILSSFVTLFELTVVNNWYITMEGVTSQTSHWSRLYFMTFYIVTMVVMTIIVAFILDAFVFRMNYSRKNREPQDDLEDEKGIVFEVEVSRAEALQTLELYKHTLAGTNISSLQEMCVSMDRNGHSSLVFQGRRSRTKSDLSMKMYQEEIQEWYEEYSRTNLPQPDCVLPPVLDSSDSTYSIN from the exons ATGAGTAACCCCACAGCCTCGGACTCCAGCTGCCACAGCTCCTTACGGCAGAGCTGGGAGATGAACTATCAGGAAGCAGCTATATAtctacag gAAGGGGAGAATAATGATAAGTTTTACACACACCCACGGAACCCCCGCGCTCTCAGTGCCTACCTGTTCGTCCACAATCACCTGTTCTACCTGATGGAGCTCCTGACCGGGACGCTGCTCATGCTGCTCTCACTGTCTGAGGCTCCGGCTGTGCCTTCACTCCGACTCGACGtctac GTTCACGCCACTCTGGAGCTCTTGGCGTTGGTGATGGTGGCCTTCGAGCTGTGCATGAAGCTCCGGTGGCTTGGATTTCACACATTCATTCGGCACAAGAGAACGATGGTGAAG gcgaGTGTGTTGCTGATCCAGGTCGTCGAGGCGATCGTAGTGTTAGTGAGACAGACGTCTCACCTGCGAGTGACCCGTGCCCTCAGACCCATATTCCTGGTTGACTGTCGCTACTGCGGTGCTGTGCGCAG gaacCTGCGTCAGATATTTCAGTCGCTTCCTCCGTTCATTgacatcctcctcctcctgctcttctTCATGGTCATCTTCGCCATCCTTGGTTTCTGTATGTTCTCCACCAACCCAGCTGACCAT tacTTTAACACACTGGAGAACAGTGTAGTCAGTTTGTTCGTGTTGCTCACCACTgcaaa TTTCCCAGATGTGATGATGCCTGCGTACTCACGGAATCGCTGGTCCTGTATATTCTTCATCGTTTATCTGTCCATCGAGCTTTACTTCATCATGAACCTC cTCCTGGCCGTGGTGTTCGACACGTTTAACGGTGTCGAGAAAGTCAAGTTTAAATCTCTTCTCTTACACAAACGCTCTGCCATTGAACATGCATTCAAGCTGCTGGTCAGCCGCCag agacctGATGGAATTTCTCTGAGGCAGTTTGATGGACTGCTACGTTTCTATCGGCCGAGAATGAGGGCATGTGACCGCTTTTACACGTTTAAAGCTCTCAACCAGTCAGGAACACCCGtgctcag CCTGGAGGACTTCTATAATGTGTATGAGGTGATGGGTCTAAAGTGGAAG gctCGGCGTAGTGGTGAACACTGGTTTGATGATCTTCCTCACACTGctttcatcatttttaaag GGATCAACCTGGTGGTGAAATCCAGAGTGTTTCAGTACGTCATGT ATATTGTTGTGGCTGTCAATGGAGTCTGGATTCTGGTGGAGACCAACATGTTAaaca gtgaCTATAACTGGTCCCGACTCGTACCCTGGAGCTACATTGTGTTTCTCACGA tttaTGGTGTTGAGGTTCTATTAAAAATCACTGGTCTTGGTCCATTGGCTTACTTTAGCTCTGGGTGGAACCT GTTCGACTTCTCCGTGACAGTCATCGCATTCCTGGGTTTGATCGCTCTTGCCTTCCAAATGGAGCCGTTCTACTTTATTGTGGTTCTGAGACCACTGCAGTTgctccg GCTGTTTAAGATCAAGCAGCGTTTTCGTAATGTGTTGGACACCATGTTTGAGCTGTTTCCCCGCATGGCCAG tctTGGACTGACTCTCATCATCTTTTATTACTCGTTTGCGATTGTCGGGATGGAGTTCTTTGCTGATGTTGTCTATCCCAACTGTTGCAC CACCAGCACCGTCGCTGATGCGTATCGGCAAATCAACGTAACCATCGGCAACCACACGGTGCTGCAGGAGGGGTACTACTATCTCAACAACTTCAACAACATCCTCAGTAGCTTTG TGACTCTGTTTGAGCTGACGGTTGTCAACAACTGGTATATCACTATG GAGGGTGTGACATCACAGACAAGTCACTGGAGTCGCCTTTACTTCATGACCTTCTACATTGTcactatg gttgtaatgacaataattGTGGCCTTCATCCTCGATGCGTTTGTCTTCCGGATGAACTACAGTCGCAAAAACAGGGAACCACAAGATGACCTGGAAG atGAAAAGGGGATCGTGTTTGAAGTGGAAGTGTCTCGTGCTGAAGCGTTACAGACACTGGAACTATACAAACACACCCTCGCTGGGACCAACATCAGTTCACTgcaggaaatgtgtgtgtctatggacAGAAATGGA CACTCCAGTCTAGTGTTCCAGGGTCGAAGGTCGCGCACTAAAAGTGACCTGAGCATGAAGATGTATCAGGAGGAGATCCAG gaatgGTATGAAGAATATTCCAGAACGAACCTACCTCAGCCTGATTGTGTGCTTCCTCCAGTCCTGGACAGCTCTGATTCTACATACAGCATcaattga
- the iqcd gene encoding dynein regulatory complex protein 10 has product MAAVHKKKLESPEAQCIISVLDECVCKIDVLSMLPCELVHPECVSQELGDTAVDLLREHLRLSEEFRSLQDTNTRKDEAITRPLQDSLRNFLRHMRPHLEPETVKKVLQGAGPIIKEDQEAVQELCTGLRELRHVLMERLMTTPKEEREHRRHSQEVRKRQQCNKEVLHRLEQEVREATKYRDEMISKKDGEIRCLKDSLHQMERMSEEFVQQMQKKAAQQHQSDLKNSEIIQLRLQEEANQLQAQLDLLITQHRERERALCKKNDKLETEIENWIQKYDMDMEEKQVQLENLTQMYHEEQAERQVLQEHLSELDLEYSQIMEKRQREQERREEEERERETKTRAVVIIQAFYRGWKVRKAMKSKTKSKKGKQGKGKKKK; this is encoded by the exons ATGGCAGCAGTGCACAAGAAAAAGCTGGAGTCTCCGGAAGCTCAGTGCATTATCAGTGTGTtggacgagtgtgtgtgtaaaatagacGTGTTGTCGATGCTGCCGTGTGAACTCGTGCATCCTGAATGCGTCTCTCAGGAGCTCGGAGACACGGCGGTGGATTTGCTCAGAGAACATCTGCGACTGTCCGAGGAGTTCCGCTCGCTACAGGACACCAACACGAGGAAAGATGAGGCGATCACACGACCCCTGCAGGACTCACTGAGGAACTTCCTGCGCCATATGAGGCCTCACCTAGAGCCAGAGACAGTGAAGAAGGTGCTCCAAGGGGCGGGGCCAATCATCAAGGAGGACCAGGAGGCTGTGCAGGAGCTGTGCACAGGGCTACGGGAGCTCAGACATGTGCTAATGGAGCGACTCATGACCACGCCCAAAGAGGAGAGGGAACACAGGAGACACAGCCAGGAAGTCAGAAAGAGACAGCAATGCAACAAAGAGGTCCTTCACAGGCTGGAGCAAGAAGTGAGAGAGGCGACAAAATACAGAGATGAAATG attagTAAGAAGGATGGAGAGATCCGCTGTTTGAAAGATTCCCTCCACCAGATGGAGAGAATGTCGGAGGAGTTTGTGCAGCAGATGCAGAAGAAGGCAGCGCAGCAGCATCAATCCGATCTAAAGAACTCAGAGATAATACAGCTCCGCCTACAGGAAGAAGCCAATCAGCTGCAAGCTCAGCTCGACCTCCTGATCacacagcacagagagagagagagggcactgtgcaag AAGAACGACAAGCTGGAGACTGAGATCGAAAATTGGATTCAGAAGTACGACATGGATATGGAAGAGAAGCAG GTACAGCTGGAGAATCTGACGCAGATGTACCATGAGGAGCAGGCAGAGCGTCAAGTACTGCAGGAACACTTATCTGAGCTGGATCTCGAGTATTCACAGATCAtggagaagagacagagagaacaagagcgcagagaggaggaggaaagagagagagagacgaagacTCGAGCCGTCGTCATCATCCAGGCGTTCTATAGAGGATGGAAAGTCCGCAAGGCCATGAAGAGCAAAACCAAGAGCAAGAAAGGCAAGCAGGGCaaagggaagaagaagaagtga